The genomic window CTCGTCGATCCGGGCCGGGGGGATGCGGCCGGGCCAGGAGACGATCAGCGGGACGCGAAGGCCTCCCTCGTACAGGTAGCCCTTGCCCGCCCGGAACGGCGAGTTGTGCGTGGGCACGTCGCCGCCTTCCAGGACGTGCAGCCCGCCGTTGTCGGACATGAACACCACGATCGTCCGGCGCGTCAGGCCGTGCGCCTCCAGGGACGCAAGGAGCAGGCCGATCGTGTCGTCGAGGGTCTCGATCATCCCGGCGTAGACGGGGTTGAAGGCCTCCGGATGCCTCGCGACCAGCTCCGGCTTCGCGGCCAGGCGGATGTGGGGGTTGTGGTGGGCGACGTAGAGGAAGAACGGGCCTTCCTTTCGCCGGTCGATGAAATCGATCGCCCGCCTCGTGATGGCGTATTCGTTCTTCCCGCCCTCGGTCGCCGACGGCGTGGAATCGGTCGGCGGCAGGAACGCCTCGTCGAATCCCTGGTCCTCGGGCCTCGACCCGGGGGCGTCACCCAGGTGCCACTTGCCGAAGATCCCGGTCGCGTAGCCGGCCGACCGGAACCGCTCCGCCAGCGTGACCTCCGAAGGGGGCAGGCCCGTGATGATCCGCGGATGGAGCAGCTTCTGGGAGGGCGCATCGGGCCGGCCCGGGAGGTAAGTCGTCAGGTGGAGCCTCGCCGACGACTTCCCCGTCATCAAGGCCGCACGCGAGGCCGAGCAGATCGACAGCCCGCAATAGGCGGACGTGAATCGGGCCCCGCCGGAGGCGAGTCGATCCAGGTTCGGGGTCGCGTGCTCCTTGCGCCCGTAGCAGACCAGGTCGTTGATCCCCAGGTCGTCCGCGAGGATCAGCACGACGTTGGGCCGCGTCTCCTCCCCCGCGCCCGCCGGTGCGAGCACGAGGCCGAAGAGGACGAAGAACAGCAATCGGCCCGGGCGCATGGCATTC from Aquisphaera giovannonii includes these protein-coding regions:
- a CDS encoding sulfatase; translated protein: MRPGRLLFFVLFGLVLAPAGAGEETRPNVVLILADDLGINDLVCYGRKEHATPNLDRLASGGARFTSAYCGLSICSASRAALMTGKSSARLHLTTYLPGRPDAPSQKLLHPRIITGLPPSEVTLAERFRSAGYATGIFGKWHLGDAPGSRPEDQGFDEAFLPPTDSTPSATEGGKNEYAITRRAIDFIDRRKEGPFFLYVAHHNPHIRLAAKPELVARHPEAFNPVYAGMIETLDDTIGLLLASLEAHGLTRRTIVVFMSDNGGLHVLEGGDVPTHNSPFRAGKGYLYEGGLRVPLIVSWPGRIPPARIDEPMVNMDLTPTLMGLCGLPEPAERDLEGVSLATRLEGGPAGPIRSFAFHFPHYTNQGSRPAGSLREGDWKLIEYYDDRRLELYDLDADIGERVDLAARHPDRARQMQSRLAAWRASVDAQPNEPNPDYDIRLARPLYQDFDASAVRPGTTASDTARLFLPWRTLMNEAVAGAGGRAAKR